TCCTCGCATCATGGTGTCGACTCCCATCCCTCGGCGTTTCATGCGCCCAGGCACTATCGACACCGGCGCGGTGGCGCGGCCTGCTCGGGCGAGGAAGATCTATAGCACGCTCCCTTCGCGCGTGGCCCTCGAGGGCGGTGGACGCGCGCCCGACCGGCGCACTACGATGGCGCCCGAGAACGTCGCGCGGCAGGCAACGAATCGGAGGTGGAGGATGCACGACCTCAGGTTACGCAGAGGACCCTTCCCGAAGCGGCCCGGTCCGGTGGTGGTGGTGGTGCTCGATGGCATCGGCTGGGGCCCCGCCGGGGAGGGGAACGCCGTGCACGTGGCGCGCAAGCCTACTCTCGAGTGGCTCTGGTCCCAGCATCCGACCATTCCCCTGCGAGCCCACGGCACCGCCGTCGGCCTCCCCTCCGACGAAGACATGGGGAATTCGGAGGTGGGGCACAACGCGCTCGGGGCCGGACGGGTTTTCGACCAGGGCGCGAAGCTCGTGGACGCCGCGCTGGCCAGTGGCCGTCTGTTCCAGGGGCATGTGTGGAAGGAGCTCGTGGGTCACTGCCGCGCGCGCGAGACGCCGCTCCATTTCATCGGGCTGCTCAGCGACGGCAACGTCCACAGCCATATCGCGCAGCTCATCGCGCTGCTCCGGCAGTGTCGCGCGGAGGGGCTCCGCCGGGTCCGCGTGCACGCGTTGCTCGACGGCCGTGACGTCCCGCCGCAGTCGGCCGAGCAGTACCTCGAGCAGCTCGAGGGAGTCCTCGCCGAGCTGAACCAGACGCCGGGGGCGGACTACTGCATCGCGTCGGGCGGCGGCAGGATGCGCGTGACGATGGACCGCTACGGGGCCGATTGGCGCATCGTCGAGCGCGGCTGGCGTGCGCACGTGCTCGGGGAGGGACGGGCCTTCCCGGACGCGCGGGCGGCGCTGGCGTCCTTTCGGGCCGAGGAGCCCGAGACGTCGGATCAGTTCCTCGGGGAGTTCGTCGTCACGCGAGAGGGGCGGCCGGTGGGCCCCATCGAGGACGGGCACGGCGTCGTCCTCTTCAACTTCCGTGGGGATCGGGCGATCCAGATCTCGAATGCGTTCGAGGAGGAGCACTTCTCGGCGTTCGACCGCGGGCGGGTGCCCAAGGTGTTCTATGCCGGGATGATGCAGTACGACGGCGACCTGAACGTGCCCGCGAAGTACCTGGTCTCGCCCCCGGTCATGGAGGCGACGCTCGGTGAGTGCCTCGCGACGAACGGCATCACCCAGCTCGCCTGTTCGGAGACGCAAAAGTTCGGTCACGTGACCTACTTCTGGAACGGAAACCGGAGCGGGAAGTTCGACGACGCGACCGAGGAGTACCTCGAGGTGCCCTCCGACCGGGTGGGGTTCGACGAGCGGCCGTGGATGAAGGCGGCGGAGATCACCGACGTCACGCTCCAGGCGCTCCGCACCGGCCGGTACGCGTTCGCCCGGCTGAACTACCCGAATGGCGACATGGTCGGCCACACGGGGAGTCTTCGCGCGGCGACGATGGCCGTGGAGGCCGTGGACCTCTGTCTCGGGCGGCTCCTGCACGGCATCAAGGAGCTCGGGGGGATCGCGCTCGTGACCGCGGATCACGGCAACGCCGACGAGATGCTACAGCTCGACCGGAAGACGGGCGCTCCGAAGCGGGACGCGCACGGGCATCCTGTGCCGCGCACGAGTCACACGCTGAACCCGGTGCCCTTCACCGTGTACGACCCGCTCTTCGCCGGCGAATACGCGGTGAAGGCCCCGGACACGCGGGCGGGGCTGAGTCACGTTGCGGC
The Deltaproteobacteria bacterium genome window above contains:
- a CDS encoding 2,3-bisphosphoglycerate-independent phosphoglycerate mutase: MHDLRLRRGPFPKRPGPVVVVVLDGIGWGPAGEGNAVHVARKPTLEWLWSQHPTIPLRAHGTAVGLPSDEDMGNSEVGHNALGAGRVFDQGAKLVDAALASGRLFQGHVWKELVGHCRARETPLHFIGLLSDGNVHSHIAQLIALLRQCRAEGLRRVRVHALLDGRDVPPQSAEQYLEQLEGVLAELNQTPGADYCIASGGGRMRVTMDRYGADWRIVERGWRAHVLGEGRAFPDARAALASFRAEEPETSDQFLGEFVVTREGRPVGPIEDGHGVVLFNFRGDRAIQISNAFEEEHFSAFDRGRVPKVFYAGMMQYDGDLNVPAKYLVSPPVMEATLGECLATNGITQLACSETQKFGHVTYFWNGNRSGKFDDATEEYLEVPSDRVGFDERPWMKAAEITDVTLQALRTGRYAFARLNYPNGDMVGHTGSLRAATMAVEAVDLCLGRLLHGIKELGGIALVTADHGNADEMLQLDRKTGAPKRDAHGHPVPRTSHTLNPVPFTVYDPLFAGEYAVKAPDTRAGLSHVAATALWLLGYEPLEGYDSPLVLAR